The Triplophysa dalaica isolate WHDGS20190420 chromosome 14, ASM1584641v1, whole genome shotgun sequence DNA window GTTAGTATTTCAAATACGTTTTTCTCAGTATTCACAGGTTTCCCTTATCATACTATACAGTATTATACTTAGACAATAATCAACTAATAAGATGCCCATCATTTGAAGAATATGATCTGTCCATTGTAACTCAGGACTATAGCTTAAAGAGCTTTTATGTTGGTTTCAGCGTTAGGTGATTCATCATGAGGACtgcaatgattttgttttttcaaatggTCATTAATAAAGAGTGTGTAAATAGACTTGTTTCACAATATTTATGAAGACATGTGCTCACTCTGGTCTCTCCGTAGTGCTGGTTATAACGGTGCACAAGGCTGATGATCTTGCGGGAGATGTCGTTCAGGTAGAATATTGGCGGATATGTGTCCAGACAGGTGGCATGAAACTGGTTACTGTCTTTCATGGTCAGGTCCCCAAACACTGCAAAGTTTCGCTGACGTATAGCCCCGATCATCTGCTCCATACGACCAGGCACCACAACGTCTGCCCGGCACTGGGGAAGGCAGTATGACGGTTACATGTATGCTTGTCATATATTTAAGAGTATATGAAATTGTCCTCACTTGTAATCCACTGCTATGAAAAGAACAACTTGCAACTCAGTAAGGAAcacacagaaatgaaaacacatttgtacCTTAAGAAGGTGACTCGTCTCCACGCTAGTGTGCATACCAGACGTGCTCCCTACAGACTTCTGCTCAGCGCTCACCTGGGAAGAAAGATTTCTACATCAGATACACAAAGCATACAGTAAAACTACTAGGAGTGATGCATGTGATGAGGACATTGTTGACTCTCTCATCATAATCTGAATTCAAGTGTTCATAGAGGTTGCACAAAGTGACAGCACATGTAAACAGCGATATTCCTTGGTTACAACCACTTGTGATCGATTCACCTAACATGGATGTTTATAGCAGGTGTAAAGAGGGCTTGCGTTCTTCACAAAATCTGAGGTTCAATTCCAAACTCACCACTAGAATCAATACTCTGACCTCTGGCCAATACGACTCCGGTTCCACTTGTTCAGCGATACTATCTTTCCCGTCCGAACGCTCACCCAATTTCCACTGGACAAATCCACCGTACAGACTCCTGCATGCACTGCCAGAGCCCTGCCGCGCCACCACAGATAGCTCGCCCTCAACCCCAAACAACTGCGACAGCGCGTACACTGCAACACACAGGAGCAGGACATCTCGAGTCAATGCTCCAGGACAGGACACACAGCGCAAAacatattactttattttaaaggtccagtgtgtcattcttGGGGGGATCTATTgacggaaatgcaatataaaaaacatcactttgtgttctgaggtgtataaagacctcacttattgaaacaatatttttcttacCTTAGAATGATCTATTTCTATCTTTATGCCCTAAAGTttcggacaaactgctctacagaacacgtTTCCTATATATGGTATTTCATAAAGGGAGGgaggagtgagctgttggttggaATTCAATGCTTGATGCCgctaaaaaaaatgacacaatggtCCTTTAATCACATGTTTAATACTTGAGTGAATACAAATACAGCTTTGGTTACGTAaaagcatgatttttttattatttaaaagtaatgtaTTCTGAATGGAATAAGCACAGTGCATGTTCATGGTGAAATGTCCAGTTAAAAAAGCTCTGCTCAACAAGAAGTGACTCGTGGCACATTTTACTAACCAAGACAGGCATAGCCAGACGCAGAGGAGGCTAGGCCAGCAGCGGTGGGAAAGTTATTCTCGGAGCAGATATGGACCTTATAGGACACGCTGGTGACCTCTGAAGTGGGATTGTCAGTATTCCGCCTCTTGCGAGCTAACCGTCGAACTTTTGAATTAAAACATGAAGACATAAATTACATCTTTTGATATATATcgaaagaaatgtttaatgctCTGACAGCCAGGTACATACTCTCTCGCAGACATGACTGCAGTCTGGGGTGGCTAACATCCTCCTCTTTGCCATTAAGCCATATGCGGTCTTCCCGGAAACTTCTGCTGCATGCAATTGTTGTGGTTGTTTTGAGCTACGAAAGAGTCAGAAAATAGCATTTAAGCAACCTCACAATGTCTAAAGTGCTATCCTGGAGCACTTCACATGTACAGAGACAGATGCTCAAAGAGTTAATGTGAGGAATATTATTTACTTGGTCCTGATGCAGAGTAACACTGAGTGATGAATTGATTGGCAGAATAAGATCTTCATCACGTTTCCCCCCTGATTTAATGTATAATGTCTtaagtaaccaaacaaatctgCGCACgtacatacacacatttaagaggacattctaaataaaaaacgaCACATTTAGGACAAATACATCAACACAGTTTGAAGGCTGCagcaataataattaaaataacaacaataaaagtAAACTTTGTTTCCGTTTATCATAATATCATTTACAGGACAAGTGTACTCACAATATTTAATGACCGCGATGTTTACAGGTGCCGTGCAAGTGACCCTGGTGATGGTTTGGTGATCGTTATCcgacatttgttgtttttatagaaAAGCCGATTTACAAAAGCATACAATTACTTTAATTATGTGTTAAACCCTGAACGCACGAAACACTACCGACAATGTGAGAATGTGTCAAACTCACAGAGAGCTAGATCTACCAGTAGCCTCGGTTTGGATTGGTCTATCCCAAATGGGAGGACCAGttcttgaccaatcagagcgaTCGCTGTTCTAGTCTTTTACAAGACAAACCAATGAATGAGGTCGGACCATGGTCTGACGAATAAAAAGCCCGATCATTCGCGCATGCTCAGTATGTCTAACAAAGACTGTAGACATCAACGGGACATCGCAGTACGAATGGGGAAAAGTGCAGCTGTAGTCCCGCTTTCGAGGGAAAAAAAATTCGTCTACTTCGAGTAGGCTACTCTGGGTTGAGGCTATAATCCCAAACAAGATTGAGTAGACAAAATGATCATTTGACTTTAGATTCATAATATCTCAGTTATCATGTCTTCACCTCAATAATGTTAAATCACATGCACTTCCAACACTGATATATTGGATGGGCATACATCTGATGGATATGATGTTCATTTACAATGTGTGAAGTGCTGCACAATGATCTTCTGGACATCTTACAAATAAAAGTGAgcaaagaagatttttttggaCTTTTGCGTCTTTGTATGGATAGGACAGTGGAGAGTGATACGGGAAAttatgggatgagagagagggaattggaagccgggaaaggaccacgaacCGACTTTCGAGTCGCCGGAAGTGCTGTTGCACAATATGTCGTCGCACAGTTCACTGGACCATTTGGCGACAAGtgtaaagaagacattttggtCATATAATGTTTCATTGAGTTTGGCCAGAAATGATTCGatgattttacaacattttaacTAGTTGGTGGCGTCAGCACGCGGTGCAGGGGTGCCTAAAACGCCTTAGCAGCATGTGGCCATTGTACTTTCACACCGGCAGCGTCATGCACCTTGCACCGCTGTGCCTGGCACCACTGTACAACAAAGCAATTTTGCATTCCGTTATTTAAATACACCAATCAGCAAAATATCTCCCAGAACTTAATCAAAGCACTTTTTAAGTAGATTGCATAACTTTGCTTTGATATATCTGCCTGTGTCATGCACTTTTAGATGTAGGCTACGTAGtacaaaagttataaataaaaagccatcGTGCTCTGAAGGATACTAAGTCACTAAGGGTTAACTGCTCTTTGATTGTCCCCTGGTGACTCACTGCAGTAGGCCTACTGGTCATTAACCCGCCCTCACCATTTATACAAAGGGACAGGAGCCGAAGTAAAgatgttttcttaaagtttaGTCAGTTTTTATCACGTTGATGTAAGTTCAGGTGttcgtttttgaaaagtttggtTTTAGTTAGTTAAACGATTGCAATAAAAAAGGGGTATAAGTTATGACATGATTTGTTTAGGAGGGGCAGGACCTTGATACCAGGGTTCCACTTCGTGCTCACTACGGTGCAGACTCTTGTTACACTGACGATTCCTTTTGCACATGCCCAGGCTCCAAACTGGCGTCTTATGTAAACATATCAAAACCCATCGTTGGATTTTTAACGCTCAATTCGTTCAATGGAAGGGAGCAGCGTCTCGCTGTCCATCTGTTTTACAGTATGggtgttttaaatgctttgATAACCTGAATCATTTTGCGAAGCAATTGATTCAAAGCTTTGAAAAGCTCTGTTTCACCCTTCACTATTGAAATGCAGGCTTGGAATGATGCAGCCTCTGAATTAGGACAGAGCTATGGATTAATGGGGATGGAAGGAGAAAACAGTGTTGTGGTGCCTTAGGAGCAAAACTCTGTGCAACGTGAGTGTGACATTCTGGCAGGAAACTTCACTTCTTAATGAATGATACGATTTTGAATGTTAATGATTTTGAAGGAATCCTCAGAGATGCCATTCTGGTGGATACAGTTACTAAGATTGAACCATCACAACATGGCTTTATGAGGAGATAAAAAATAGATCAACGGACACTGCTCTGATTTAAGTTTTGCAGCACTGGCATGAAGCTCTTAACGGTTCCCCCAAAAtggacaaacacattttttatttcactcaaGCTTTTGATACTATTGATCATTGACGACTGCTACATTCCTTAGCTGACTAGCATTTTAGACGGCCACTTTGGCATATTGTGAGGAGTTACTTGGATAACAGAAAGCAAAAGGTGAAGTGGGCCTTCTGTGTGTCCAATTCTTTTCCAGTTCTAGCATGTGTTCCTCAGGGGGGACTTATATCCCCTCTGCTTTTTGTCATCTGTATAAACAGTATGGATTCACATCTGGCTCCCCCTGTAATTCCTGTGAAATACACTGATGATCTGACAATCACTGAGTTTCTAATTGGATTGGCTTTGGATTCTGTATGGGGACAGAAATGCATTTCGGCGCTGAATGGAGCGAAGACTGTTGACATGGTAAGTGCCAGAAGACAGGATAACATTTCCTCCCCTCCTCTTCTGTTTATTCTGCAATTAGTAGTTTCAACCTTTAAATAGCTTGGACTCAAATATCCTCTGAATTGTATTGGGACGCCCATATTATGTACATATTTTCGAAGGTGTGCCCCAGAATTTACTATCTTTGTGCCGCAAACAAAGGAAGTCTTCcttttacaatgttttagtGCAGATATATTTGACTTGTATACGGCCAGTTCTTCAGTATGCAAGCCCAGTATGGGGTGGACTAGGTAAAGGTCTCTCTGAGGAGTTATGAAGCTACCCTACATACTGTAGCaaagttcaataaaaggaaggaaggaggcgggaaccggaagacacttaaacaaagttttaatataaataataacagccggcgaacaaaacaaaaacacggaagttaaacacaagaacataaatacaaatacaaacatgttcgggcccggtcctctctcttcgagggtacggtcgctcgttctcttacatgctcccgatctcctacgtgattagagaccggtgtgcgcacagctggcgctcattaacaattactcaccacGGTCTCGCcacgcctactccactacacataCTTTTACTAAAATACTCAGGGACAGTTCATCAACGCTGCATTCTCTGTTCTCTTCAGCAGCACAAGACATTTGCTGTATCCAGGAGTAAAACTAAACGACATGAAGTCTCCTTTTTTCCCAGTGCTCTAaaactgttgtataaataaCTAACAAGTATCCGATTGTAGAATGTTTCTCccgtgtatatttgtatttatatttaatccgTTTTGGATATTAGTATTAATCCTTGTTTATATTAGTAAATGTTAGTTTTGGAGCATGCATATGTTTGACTCATTTCAGGGTCTTGTGTCACAGAAGACAAAATATAGTGTATTGAAAGTATGCTTCTCTATTGATTCCTGTCAACAACTGAAAGAATTAACACAAAAAGAGTGTTGTACCTTAGTCAAATTTATGTTAAAAGCGAAATCtatgatttcaaatgaaatatgtgTGGAAAAAATTTCAAATATTCAGGTATACGTCAATAAATGTGCATATATTGtgaatttcatttcaaacaactTACAACATAGCATGTAAGGCAAAGCACAATGTTTCGCAAAATATCAAACTACAATTTTGTTGAAtgcttttattgtatttaaaccGTTGCACACGTCTCCTCAaaaaggacacaaaagaagatgtctGATTATTTAAGTCCTCAGTGTGCTCAAAAGTCACTAAAATGTAGCGTTACTACAGTCAGGTGTGTTTGAGGCAAagggaaataaagaaaattgcTAAACTTTTTagaaatttaagaaaaagtttttaaataaagagtttCTACACAGCCACAGATCAAAGTTTTTTTGTCCGAGATTGTGTTTTGATCCTGGGTTGGTCAGTTGAAATTGTGCCCTGGTCAATATTAATACCAGAGTTTTTGCCCCATATGTAAAGAAATCTCAGTTGACTCTGACACCTTCCTGTCAATCGTCATCCTCTTCATCCGAGTCCATTACTCGCCGTCGATTAAACTAGGAACAAAACCCATCATTTTCAATTTGTGTACTCCAGCATTTTGCAATATAAAATCACCATAGATTGGTAGAGCTTTGTTATTTACTGTCTAAAAGATTTCAATAGAAACTTACCTTTAcagttgttttcttttctgtctgCTGACTAACTTTTTCAAGGATCTCTATCAAACCAGCCTCTGTGATCTAAACATACAACACTCATATAACCCAGATTTACAATCACATAGTCTTCAAAcatatcatcatcatctttttACCTTTCCTCCAAGCTGTCCAAAGCGAGCCATCTGTATCAGGTAATTTTCCACTGCTTTTGCTTTATCTGGTTTTACAAGTGCTAAATTACTCactaaagaaaaaagacaaaatattacTGCAGTACAAAAAAAGCAAAGTGACTACTAAGCATACTGTTGAAGTTAAAGGTGCCTCAAATATCCTGTTGTGTCCTCAAAGAACCGTAAACTGTATTTTAATCTCATTTTTTTCCTCATAATAGTGTTATTGATGGAACCATCTAAAGTCTTGGTAGATTTTCCAGGAACTAATAAGATTCTTGAATGACTCCAGAACTTCAGAACTGAAATGGGGTTTTCTTTTCACCTACACTGGAACCTCAAAGTGCTTTGCTGGTTATTAAAGGAACTCAAATTCTAAAACATGGTTGTGTAAGATCTGTGAGCTAGTGTTCATTTTGTCAGCTTTTTTTATGCAAGTCTTAATTTTGGTCCCTCGACGAATacacttttagtttttattttatttagtcatccttgtcctgtttttgtttagtcATGTTAAGTCGACTTAATAGCGATGCATTCTCGTTTTGTTTTAGACAATACAAACTTTAGCCCTATTTgcacgggattagtattatctggcgacctcatgtgatttataaatgacctcccaacatctgtatttcatgtggcgcattcgcacgggaggattttactcaaatttactgacttatttcccagaGGTGATGGGAAGACTTaaagtttgtatagcctatatttgaatggtgtttaatgatatataaccgtacctgtcagcatttgagaccagtgatcccgtaccggacaaaagatcatcGTGATTGCGGTCTCAattgttacgagagtttccatgagaaataaacaaactagagactcccggtaacttatggatatcacccagcacccgaaatagcatttgagacccgtgatcttCTGCCCGGttcgcgatcacgggtctcaaatgctgatatgataaataaataaacgggaGACTCCAggccaaaacaacagttttggcAAATGTTggataaaacattgaaatatgatttatgagcctgccaaatcacagagatgccgattctcATGGGACTAGTATTATCCCAGGACCTCTGTGTTCGTCAAAATATGGTAGGTCATTTGTGGgagaatttttactttacaaactACAGACATAACCGATTCGCACGCGATTAAGATAACAGACAATCTCTGCAATTATTACAGATGACCAGAGGTCCCTaggtaatactaatcccgtgcgaatagggCTTTAGTCACATTTTTCATAATGCTGTATAAAGgttcaaattataaaaaaaaaagttattttgctAATTATAGATCACAGTGATTGTTGTCGTTTGAGAAATGCATTTCATTATAAGTATCTATTTACCAATAAGCACAGATCAATAGAATATGAAATCATGTGCAGTTTATTTAACTTCATCTAAGAAGTATTTCCACAGAGGTCTGATAAGTGCATAAAGTAGGCCTATTCATAGACATCCAACCTCTCCCTTAAGTTCTCCCACAAATTACTATTGTTTTCCTGATGGCCGCAAAATATGGATAATTCCCGGAAACAACGCAACTGACCGTGAAGGAGAACCATCAGAATGTGGTCTCGAATGGACACAGAAGACTGCATGAAACTGCTGTAATTGCTTTAATGCATAAATTCATAATTCAAtaattcataaattatttttatatagcaccattttaatttttacacttttacactGCATTACTGAAAAATGCTTTGCCTATATAGACATACCAtcgtacggaaagtattcagacccccttaaaatttTCACTCTTTGtaatattgcagccatttgctaaaatcatttaagttcattttttcctcaatgtacacacaacacaccatattgacagaaaacacagaattgttgacatttttgaagatttattaaaaaagaaaaactgaaatatcacatggtcctaagtattcagaccctctgctgtgacactcatatatttaactctgctgtccatttcttctgatcatccttgagatggttctacaccttcatttgagtccagctgtgtttgattatactgattggacttgtttaggaaagccacacacctgtctatataagaccttacagttcacagtgcatgtcagagcaaatgagaatcatgaggtcaaaggaactgcctgaagagctcagagacagaattgtggcaaggcacagatctggccaaggttacaaaaacatttctgctgcacttaaggttcctaagagcacagtggcctccataatccttaaCGTCTGGGAtgaccagaacccttcctagagctggccgtccGGCCAAACTGAGCTTTTGGGGGAGAAGGgccttggtgagagaggtaaagaagaacccaaagatcactgtggctgagctccagagatgcattcgggagatgggagaaagttgtataaagtcaaccatcactgcagccctccaccagtcggggctttatggcagagtggcccgacggaagcctctcctcattgcaagacacatgaaattcCGCATGGAGTTAGCTAAAAAACACCTAaaggactccaagatggtgacaaataagattctctggtctgatgagaccaagatagaaccttttggccttaattctaagcGGTATGTGTGGggaaaaccaggcactgctcatcacctgtccaatacagtcccaacagtgaagcatggtggtggcagcatcatgctgtggtgGTGTTTTATagctgcagggacaggacgactggttgcaatcgagggaaagatgaataCGGCCAAGGACAGGGATATCCTGTGCTCAGGATCTCAGACTGGGCCGAAGTTTTcccttccaacaagacaatgaccctaaacacacagctaaaataacgaaggagtggcttcacaacaactctgtgactgttcttgaatggcccagccagtggcctgacttaaacccaattgagcatctctggagagacctaaaaatggctgtccaccaacgtttaccatccaacctAACAGAACTGGTgaggatctgcaaggaggaatTTCAGAGGATGCCCAAATTcaggtgtgaaaaacttgttgcatctttcccaaaaagactcatggctatatgaaatcaaaagggtgcttctactaaatactgagcaaagggtctgaatactaaagaccatgtgatatttctttttttcttttttaataaatctgcaaaaatgtcaacaattctgtgttcttctgtcaatatggggtgctgtgtgtacattaatgaggaaaataatgaacttaaatgattttagcaaattgctgcaatataacaaaaagtgaaaaatttaagggggtgTGAATACTTTCCTTACCCACTGTATGTACAACAATTAAATGTAAGTAGGTCTACCTAACAGTTGCATTCAAGACGAAAACTGAATGatctatgaaaataaaacactgtataaaataaatatgcaatgaCTCTTAATAAAGTTacaaaaactgtttaatatgtGACACACATGTATTAGGTTACTGTCAGTTTAAggcaaatcattttttgttggGGATATACATCAAAAACCCAACCGACTGTGCTTACGTGAACatattgtgtttttgacatAACAGGGTGTGTATTTGACTGTATAAGAACATATACAAGACGCGAAAAAGAACTTCATGATAATTAGTAGGCTAACTGAGATGTCTGGAACGGAGATAACATTATATGCTACGCGATGTACAGACGCATCGCAGCATGTAGAATATactttacactgtaaaacaatctAGAGCTCTCTCAGCAAAAGTATAAAGAGCCaaatttgtaataaatcacTCACAGTGTCTCAGTTTAAATGATCACAAAAGTGCTAGTAGAGCAATTCATCTTGTTCTTCTATGTTGCCGGTTCTGAGTCAGTTCTGTGGCATACTGccacaaaacaagcaaaatttgGGTAATGAACCAATTGAAATCTAACATGTACTGGTAAATTTCCAGAACCGGTTTACCACGCAACCCTACAGCAGGtggctatatacagtatatagatccTCTATTTGTAATCACGGAATGGCCTATTTTAGTCTATGTGTATAGATAACGTTGCTTATATACATATCCTTTATTCTACTATGatgttaaattattaaatcTGATTGGTGGACAAACATTGTATGGGAATGCATTAACTTTCAGTAAATGCACACctatgaaggtgttccaggtctgcCGACCACATTACAGTTCCACATCACTTCGCCAAGTTTAAATAACCGAAAGATTACAGTGTGGACCACAGGCCATCACCACAAACAGCACCATGCTCTTGATCTGACATTTATAATGTCAAACTTTACTGTTAATGGAAACGCGTGTGCAGTTACATTTCGAAGCAATAAACAAAGAATTTCAGaaacaataaagaaatacatatactgaaatcaaataaatcaaataactAAATAGAAAATTTGATCGGAGAAATTAATAAACACTGatagataataataaataatattattatcactggcttttctgtcacattactgcAAAAACGCACGCAtgctcacacactcacacaacatAGCAGTGGCTCAAGCCTCCGAGTCTGTTTGCTCTAACGGAGGCTTGAAATGAGATGTGCaaaaaatagcattttaaatacaataacatgacaaacattaaaattaaatttgaacATTTGAACAGTGTCCTGTGGTGTGTGGTAactaggggtgtaacgatacacTCAGGTCCCGATTTGGTACATATCTTGATGTAGGGCTAATGATAcgatatacaaaataaaaaaaaaatataagatttaaaaaactaacaaCACATTTTGGGGGGGACTGCGGTCTCTATATTTTGTGATGTGGCTGTGGACGATTCTAAATCCAttcataaatgttaaaaatctaTGAATAGATGTATTAAAAACGTGATGTTATCGGGACAAAAAGGTGGAAGTCTGTCGTGGGTACGGACAGTTTAGAGAGTAGACACCTCACATGTTGCTACTGGCAttaatttggaagaatgtcagtaaccaaacagatatcatcccctatttactgccataatagggaaaataaatactataggagtcaatgaGGGCTAAGATCTGTTACTGACATtattccaaatgtctttctttgtgttcagcagaacaaagaattttatacaggtttggaacaatctgagggtgaataaatgatgacagaattttcattttcaggtgaactaaCCCCTCAAGTGCTAAGATCCTTTGTTATCGGGAAATGCAGCCCATatggaatgtgtgtgtttgattgttttaaaacacatttagaaGACTAATTTGATGTAACAACGTGCGAAAATTGCAAAGCAGTCTGAATACTTTTCCATTATAATTAAAAGTGCAGTATTGTTAACACTGATCCTCAAAAAGGTCCAGAATTCCACAAATATTTCAAACTAAAAGCAGATGTTGGCTTATTACTTTTAACCAATCAAGCTACACATGTTGCTAAAATACTTAGGTTTGGGGTGAAGGTTAGagtttataatgcatttttgtaCAGTATTCAGCCCCATTTTGAGGatctaaaaaaattgttaaaactcTCCCACTCTGTCTCTATTTTACAGATCAATGTAATAATGTGAGAAACCAAACGACACTTTTTGTAGAAAGTGTTAACagataaa harbors:
- the mvda gene encoding diphosphomevalonate decarboxylase; the protein is MSDNDHQTITRVTCTAPVNIAVIKYWGKRDEDLILPINSSLSVTLHQDQLKTTTTIACSRSFREDRIWLNGKEEDVSHPRLQSCLREIRRLARKRRNTDNPTSEVTSVSYKVHICSENNFPTAAGLASSASGYACLVYALSQLFGVEGELSVVARQGSGSACRSLYGGFVQWKLGERSDGKDSIAEQVEPESYWPEVRVLILVVSAEQKSVGSTSGMHTSVETSHLLKCRADVVVPGRMEQMIGAIRQRNFAVFGDLTMKDSNQFHATCLDTYPPIFYLNDISRKIISLVHRYNQHYGETRVAYTFDAGPNAVIYTLQEHLPEFLKVVLHFFPPEVNGGEFLRGLPVNLTPLSEELKREIKMEPTPKGIHYIISTKAGPGPCTVDDPNLHLLDAGGLPKKNA
- the pdcd5 gene encoding programmed cell death protein 5 encodes the protein MAQCCDESLMADEELEAIRRQRMAELQTKHGDPSNDQQGQQESKQRETEMRNSILAQVLDQSARARLSNLALVKPDKAKAVENYLIQMARFGQLGGKITEAGLIEILEKVSQQTEKKTTVKFNRRRVMDSDEEDDD